One Drosophila virilis strain 15010-1051.87 chromosome 5, Dvir_AGI_RSII-ME, whole genome shotgun sequence DNA window includes the following coding sequences:
- the LOC6625307 gene encoding uncharacterized protein isoform X1, which yields MFVLTMYYKNILPKKYSESNSYLLLTRIIIWTFLICKVHSKLDQRYIGSMYGLQNETLVNQQRGIRLDVRKTLAIQFYKNNTKTLETYLPLTENKLDKSGCLPTDKFSIVLHGWIQSCSDEWAVALIERLSFYRRGCVICIDYSYVASSSYIRLYANFEYISEVIVSIVISLFQYGFDPSRGYLFGFSFGGQLASAVGRILQPQFTLQNIDTCDMAGPGFDPIDIDHSKAAKNVQCFHTSRDKGTLIYSCHRNIMLGSCGLSQPSVASQLHLGSHGLCVDIYINTFDYPFYALRKPPTECISFAKAANIPNDFTVGYQENFNKQVIGKIFVPTSLHYPYNLSKKELQLISRMNV from the exons atgtttgttttaacaatgTATTATAAGAATATACTCCCAAAGAAATATTCTGAAAGTAATTCATATTTACTTCTTACTCGCATCATAATTTGGACGTTTTTGATATGTAAAGTGCATTCAAAGTTAGATCAAAGATATATAGGGTCTATGTATGGCCTGCAGAACGAAACATTGG TTAACCAACAAAGAGGAATCCGACTTGATGTACGCAAAACTTTGGCAATACAATTCTATAA aaacaatacaaaaacatTGGAAACCTATCTTCCGCTGACTGAAAATAAACTGGATAAATCCGGATGTTTACCAACagacaaattttcaattgttcTTCATGGGTGGATTCAAAGTTGTTCTGATGAATGGGCAGTTGCACTTATCGAGc GGTTGAGCTTTTACCGTAGAGGCTGTGTAATATGTATTGATTACAGCTATGTCGCAAGCTCCTCTTATATCAG GTTGTATGCcaattttgagtatatatccGAAGTTATTGTCTCAATCGTAATATCCCTTTTTCAATACGGCTTTGACCCCAGCCGGGGATACTTGTTTGGATTCAGCTTTGGTGGCCAACTAGCATCAGCTGTAGGACGAATATTACAGCCACAGTTTACTTTACAAAATATAGACa CTTGTGATATGGCTGGACCTGGATTCGACCCAATTGACATAGACCACTCGAAGGCCGCAAAGAATGTTCAATGTTTTCATACAAGTCGGGATAAAGGAACTTTAATATATTCTTGCCACAGAAATATCATGTTGGGCAGCTGTGGACTAAGCCAGCCTTCCGTAGCAAGTCAATTACATCTTGGTAGTCATGGTCTATGCGtcgatatttatataaataccttTGATTATCCTTTTTATGCATTGAGAAAACCCCCAACTGAATGCATATCATTTGCTAAAGCAGCGAATATTCCAAATGATTTTACTGTGGGGTATCAGGAAAATTTCAACAA